From the Hylaeus volcanicus isolate JK05 chromosome 4, UHH_iyHylVolc1.0_haploid, whole genome shotgun sequence genome, one window contains:
- the LOC128875001 gene encoding uncharacterized protein LOC128875001 isoform X1, translating to MLIECGLGVYAVRSKTRGKTFRLPYSPFRVLAYDPLGVPVAPRGDRMSGSDVGDGQCNRTSESNVAAMGDVLAKKHADDAPHDGCTDADGDPTRQDVDPVDDYGDDAVRSPVVADAVPVANMTLDESTINAFIKGARDPEIIEHSPLRTSLETVVDNSSSSLSIDSPSRGKEACSCDTFKAKRELFREELQKAMKFQNLWTELRQHIRTSFNAALEATRTSGSLQLQQSVLSVDNMHDIVLQLCKRDPRQLFMRLVSQAQEFVVEVKVRLLALLHDRSVNNLAEIFLTGLLDDYDALISTASQISELVKPLKDHLCKFNLSWDCFIKKLYQIYVYDDPLVQNNLPPFIGQLRKLLPLKGSEYQGLVHRYLSFDDEMTVIGDLWPETEPWMDKYNAEQAVRMTRLRQIREAWELFTATRKLMEQRMLNKSPDSGNELQEVDGQLSTLASQAKVGICEMDSRPLSPTPDFSLDSLNMPPSIEIVQILLDDWNKAQHQKLADIAGVLTATDIYANGQDDPDFFDYARATCHLAQFAIRSVRAHNEGGCLENNAEEGKSCDCHMCIGPAVSPTVNKSDTDNIELPLENPFPQLTNGFLEDTANCSATQVKKKVEEVETVEAESDGKEVKNVQEDTDLRTSEPQPCSCVYQHAREITERKREVLENPPCPCLLNSKRKWDTCPCLAKSVPDMVGLNNHPKPVSPSAVKTNQESNKPAVKTGSTQSAQTQTRHSTTQTQNTTHNHATHQGTAHPPHTHGLLPDLVKNTGTPHRPHAHTNHSSHACHKQANVEHIKRVSCNDLSSGDGDCSDSGSSQEDSCSTSSSAQRDSSRHCDCCYCEVFGHGVASVAPVSRNYNEMRERLRQLLTKKQAKKCKAACSPSKSSSESLSTNPNTETKAITNSAPRSNTPVSTTSTVQPDQRDQRDLEELLEFIEGNQNGKKDNNKKAEKKARQKQRKLEEKLKRDRQEAERQKLIELQKKTPEVTITVVDPQKPVPQRLLPRCNLPEVSILPTSPPVALPTVKQLSNKKKDKQEVYSNSSNTSSSSCSSSSSSTSSSINSKTKTAPVNTNLKNKSINISKLEKTAVSSQTNKTVAKNDKVDVGNKTNKTQTSNSASGKQNTSNTAEKSLPVDSTDKKLTKKERKKLKKLEETKAKEVKKPVQAETQPQIVTIKRVMESNSTEPTVTITLKGQTPAEDKVLFTLVNGQTKEVALPKMENEQNQNISGKKKKTKANNNNNNNTNNNNSLQQGNKLQQTNNSKQQSQNKICDNKNAKQQTNNDKPKGKQVDEKKLQQQSITETKTKSKKDKKNTENKENVLQQNTVNKNKNQQQSVSSKKQTKINTPPQTPVSQKTQNTTNENQKKSKGQQQDKNGQLNSAKNNKSMSANTASKQTKSDNQKTQSKTPGQMTIKQRPEVQPASTERVNSPLSSQFKDISANSKINIENLKLPPGITITKVDAPAKPLPIRSAPLPKPVNPPKQTTIIAAPMSGVQSSYASPQAGGNVIVVDTGKLKQDLLPKPAEKDVPKETPQTQSTTSKKKKKKNKNAPNSGNTINQTMAQNSDPFANDHIDEPARILHNPNTNTVTIRNPAFGPMKVPPTQQAAIIKVSENGMVTIRSPALQQAINAGLTSPPKPDYIVKGDLSSRPPTENANLKHVNGIIPSSLAELRSRLNPDCATLNGLANIQISKVTNGQPIPENGINLKGTSVTLTKVRTDTSIKDVQSAKTTGREAINTSLPATTTGKSKKKKKRGAGARQCGDDWNLVESVFTPKDIDLEDGEMDDVERELEAFKRFCLQSVPPPRKEKVNLNIKDIVLKKKSSSSSSSSSAAAAVIAAN from the exons ATGTTGATTGAATGCGGTTTAGGTGTTTACGCGGTTCGGAGTAAAACCCGTGGAAAAACGTTTCGATTGCCGTACAGCCCGTTCAGAGTACTCGCGTACGATCCACTTGGTGTGCCAGTTGCACCACGCGGTGATAGAATGAGCGGCAGCGACGTCGGGGACGGTCAATGCAACAGGACGAGTGAAAGCAACGTAGCAGCGATGGGTGACGTTCTCGCTAAGAAACACGCAGACGATGCACCTCACGATGGCTGCACCGACGCTGACGGCGATCCCACGCGACAGGACGTGGATCCTGTCGACGATTACGGGGACGACGCTGTCAGGTCGCCTGTCGTCGCGGACGCCGTTCCTGTCGCG AACATGACTTTGGATGAAAGCACGATTAATGCGTTTATCAAGGGTGCAAGAGATCCAGAGATCATCGAGCACAGTCCATTGAGGACAAGCTTGGAGACTGTTGTAGATAATTCGAGCAGTAGCTTGAGTATAGATAGTCCTTCCAGAGGGAAGGAGGCATGTTCCTGTGATACATTCAAAGCAAAAAG aGAGCTGTTCAGAGAAGAGCTGCAGAAGGCCATGAAGTTTCAGAACCTGTGGACTGAACTGAGACAACACATACGAACCTCTTTCAATGCTGCATTGGAAGCCACCCGTACATCAGGGAGCTTACAATTGCAGCAGAGCGTGCTTTCTGTAGATAACATGCACGACATTGTTCTACA ACTGTGTAAGAGGGATCCTCGTCAGTTGTTTATGAGGCTAGTGAGTCAGGCACAGGAATTCGTTGTAGAAGTAAAAGTTCGTTTGTTAGCTCTTCTACACGATCGTAGTGTAAATAACTTAGcagaaatttttcttacag GTCTTTTAGATGATTACGACGCGTTGATATCGACGGCTTCGCAAATATCTGAATTAGTAAAACCTTTGAAGGATCATCTGTGCAAGTTTAATTTGTCGTGGgattgtttcattaaaaagttatATCAGATCTATGTATACGACGACCCGTTGGTACAAAACAATTTGCCGCCGTTCATTGGACAG TTGAGGAAACTCTTGCCATTGAAAGGCTCAGAATACCAAGGCCTCGTTCATCGATATTTGTCGTTTGACGACGAGATGACGGTAATCGGAGACCTGTGGCCAGAGACTGAGCCGTGGATGGATAAGTACAA TGCAGAACAAGCAGTTCGAATGACCAGGCTCAGGCAAATAAGGGAGGCGTGGGAATTGTTTACAGCGACTAGGAAACTTATGGAGCAGCGTATGTTGAACAAGTCGCCCGATAGTGGAAA CGAATTGCAAGAAGTCGACGGTCAACTTTCGACGCTTGCGTCACAAGCAAAAGTTGGTATATGTGAAATGGATAGTAGGCCTTTAAGTCCAACGCCAGATTTTAGTTTGGATTCGCTCAATATGCCCCCGAGTATTGAGATAGTTCAAATCTTGTTAGATGACTGGAATAAAGCTCAACATCAAAAGTTAGCCGACATAGCCGGCGTACTGACGGCTACAGATATTTATGCTAACGGCCAAGACGATCCTGACTTTTTCGATTACGCGCGCGCGACGTGTCATCTAGCTCAATTCGCGATTAGATCTGTCAG GGCTCATAACGAAGGTGGGTGTTTGGAAAACAACGCGGAGGAAGGGAAAAGCTGCGATTGTCACATGTGTATAGGACCCGCGGTGTCTCCAACC GTCAATAAAAGTGATACAGACAATATAGAATTACCATTAGAAAATCCTTTTCCACAGCTCACGAATGGTTTTTTAG AAGACACGGCCAATTGTTCCGCGACACAGGTGAAGAAAAAAGTGGAGGAGGTGGAAACGGTGGAAGCGGAAAGCGACGGAAAGGAGGTGAAGAACGTACAAGAGGATACCGATTTGAGAACGTCCGAACCGCAACCGTGTTCATGCGTGTATCAGCACGCTAGGGAGATAACGGAGAGGAAGAGGGAGGTTCTGGAGAATCCTCCTTGTCCCTGTCTGTTGAACTCCAAACGGAAGTGGGATACTTGTCCCTGTTTGGCAAAAT CTGTACCTGATATGGTCGGATTGAATAATCATCCAAAGCCGGTATCACCTTCCGCCGTGAAGACTAACCAAGAATCAAATAAACCAGCAGTGAAAACTGGTTCTACGCAGTCTGCTCAAACACAGACGAGACATTCTACGACGCAGACGCAGAATACCACTCACAATCACGCAACACATCAAG GTACCGCTCATCCTCCGCACACGCACGGACTTCTTCCAGACTTGGTGAAAAACACGGGTACTCCTCATAGACCTCACGCGCACACCAACCATTCGTCGCACGCGTGTCACAAGCAGGCCAATGTCGAGCACATCAAGCGAGTGTCGTGTAATGACC TAAGTTCCGGAGACGGTGATTGTTCGGATTCCGGAAGCAGTCAAGAGGACTCTTGCTCGACCAGTAGTTCGGCACAAAGAGACTCAAGTAGGCATTGTGACTGTTGTTACTGTGAAGTGTTTGGGCATGGAGTT GCTTCTGTGGCGCCGGTTAGTCGAAACTATAATGAAATGAGGGAAAGGTTACGGCAGTTGTTGACTAAGAAACAGGCGAAAAAGTGTAAAGCCGCGTGTAGTCCTTCGAAGAGCTCGTCGGAGTCCTTGTCGACGAATCCCAACACGGAAACGAAAGCGATAACGAATTCGGCGCCTAGATCGAACACTCCAGTCTCGACCACCTCCACGGTGCAGCCTGATCAACGAGATCAGAGGGACTTGGAGGAATTGCTCGAATTCATCGAAGGGAACCAGAATGGGAAGAAGGATAATAATAAGAAGGCTGAGAAGAAGGCCAGACAGAAGCAACGGAAG TTGGAGGAGAAGCTTAAAAGAGACAGACAAGAGGCGGAAAGACAGAAACTGATAGAGTTGCAAAAAAAGACGCCGGAAGTTACGATCACGGTCGTAGATCCGCAGAAACCCGTTCCTCAAAGATTGCTACCTCGGTGTAATCTACCCGAAGTATCTATTTTACCTACGTCACCGCCAGTAGCATTGCCGACTGTAAAGCAATtaagtaataaaaagaaagacaagCAAGAAGTCTATAGCAATAGTAGTAACACTAGTAGCAGTAGCTGTAGCAGCAGTAGTAGTAGTACAAGTAGTAGTATAAACAGCAAAACGAAGACTGCACCTGTGAATACGAATCTAAAGAACAAAAGTATTAATATCAGTAAGCTCGAGAAAACGGCGGTGTCTAGCCAAACGAATAAGACGGTCGCCAAAAATGACAAAGTTGACGTTGGCaataaaacgaacaaaacGCAGACCAGCAACAGCGCGAGCGGCAAGCAAAACACGAGCAATACCGCGGAGAAATCGCTGCCTGTTGATTCGACCGATAAGAAATTGACGAAGAAGGAGAGGAAGAAGCTGAAGAAACTGGAGGAGACGAAAGCGAAAGAGGTGAAGAAACCGGTTCAGGCGGAGACCCAGCCGCAAATCGTGACCATTAAGAGGGTCATGGAGTCGAACAGCACCGAGCCTACAGTCACGATCACGCTGAAAGGTCAAACACCAGCCGAGGATAAGGTTTTATTCACGCTGGTGAATGGACAGACTAAGGAGGTCGCTCTCCCGAAGATGGAAAACGAACAGAACCAGAACATCAgcgggaagaagaagaagaccaaagcaaataacaataacaataataacacaAATAACAACAACTCGTTGCAACAGGGAAACAAGTTGCAACAGACGAACAATTCGAAGCAACAGAGccagaataaaatttgcgaTAACAAGAACGCGAAGCAGCAAACAAATAACGACAAGCCCAAAGGGAAACAAGTAGACGAGAAGAAGCTTCAGCAGCAGAGTATAACCGAGACGAAGACGAAATCCAAGAAGGATAAGAAGAACACGGAGAACAAGGAGAATGTGCTACAGCAAAACACAGTGAACAAAAACAAGAATCAACAACAGAGCGTGTCTAGCAAGAAACagactaaaataaatactccTCCTCAGACACCGGTTTCTCAGAAGACGCAGAACACGACGAACGAGAACCAGAAGAAATCGAAAGGGCAGCAACAGGATAAAAACGGTCAGTTGAATTCtgctaaaaataataaaagtatgagTGCCAACACCGCGAGCAAGCAAACGAAGAGTGATAATCAGAAGACGCAGAGCAAGACGCCAGGTCAGATGACGATCAAACAAAGACCAGAGGTACAACCAGCTTCCACGGAGCGAGTCAACTCGCCCCTGAGCAGTCAGTTCAAAGACATCAGCGCGAATTCCAAGATTAACATAGAGAACTTAAAGTTACCACCAGGTATCACGATAACGAAGGTTGACGCGCCAGCGAAACCTTTGCCTATAAGATCAGCACCGCTTCCCAAGCCTGTGAATCCTCCCAAGCAAACCACGATCATCGCTGCACCGATGAGTGGCGTTCAGTCGAGCTACGCGAGTCCTCAGGCGGGTGGAAACGTGATCGTCGTGGATACTGGGAAATTAAAGCAGGATCTCCTCCCCAAACCTGCGGAGAAGG ACGTGCCTAAAGAAACGCCACAGACCCAAAGCACCACCagcaagaaaaagaagaagaagaacaaaaatgCACCGAACTCTGGCAACACCATCAACCAGACAATGGCGCAAAACAGTGATCCCTTCGCCAACGATCACATAGATGAACCAGCTAGAATCCTTCACAATCCCAACACGAACACGGTGACCATAAGGAACCCAGCGTTTGGTCCGATGAAAGTACCACCAACCCAACAGGCAGCTATTATAAAAGTGTCAGAGAACGGTATGGTGACTATCAGGAGTCCAGCGTTGCAGCAGGCTATCAACGCAGGCCTGACATCGCCACCGAAACCCGATTACATAGTGAAAGGCGACTTGTCGTCCAGACCACCGACGGAGAACGCAAACCTGAAGCACGTGAACGGTATCATCCCGTCGAGCCTGGCGGAACTGCGAAGCAGACTGAACCCGGACTGCGCGACTCTCAACGGTCTAGCTAACATTCAGATCAGCAAAGTGACCAACGGTCAACCGATACCCGAGAACGGGATCAACCTGAAAGGAACCAGCGTCACCCTGACGAAGGTAAGGACCGACACGAGCATCAAGGACGTTCAGAGCGCAAAAACGACGGGCAGAGAAGCGATAAACACCTCGTTACCGGCCACCACCACTGGGAAgagcaagaaaaagaaaaaacgcgGCGCTGGCGCGCGACAATGCGGAGATGACTGGAACCTCGTTG AGAGCGTATTCACGCCCAAAGATATAGACCTCGAGGACGGAGAGATGGACGACGTCGAGCGCGAGCTGGAAGCCTTCAAGAGGTTTTGTCTGCAGTCCGTGCCGCCGCCACGCAAGGAGAAGGTCAATCTCAACATCAAGGACATCGTTCTGAAGAAGaaatcatcgtcgtcgtcgtcgtcgtcctcggCGGCCGCCGCAGTCATCGCCGCGAATTGA
- the LOC128875001 gene encoding uncharacterized protein LOC128875001 isoform X4 — protein sequence MLIECGLGVYAVRSKTRGKTFRLPYSPFRVLAYDPLGVPVAPRGDRMSGSDVGDGQCNRTSESNVAAMGDVLAKKHADDAPHDGCTDADGDPTRQDVDPVDDYGDDAVRSPVVADAVPVANMTLDESTINAFIKGARDPEIIEHSPLRTSLETVVDNSSSSLSIDSPSRGKEACSCDTFKAKRELFREELQKAMKFQNLWTELRQHIRTSFNAALEATRTSGSLQLQQSVLSVDNMHDIVLQLCKRDPRQLFMRLVSQAQEFVVEVKVRLLALLHDRSVNNLAEIFLTGLLDDYDALISTASQISELVKPLKDHLCKFNLSWDCFIKKLYQIYVYDDPLVQNNLPPFIGQLRKLLPLKGSEYQGLVHRYLSFDDEMTVIGDLWPETEPWMDKYNAEQAVRMTRLRQIREAWELFTATRKLMEQRMLNKSPDSGNELQEVDGQLSTLASQAKVGICEMDSRPLSPTPDFSLDSLNMPPSIEIVQILLDDWNKAQHQKLADIAGVLTATDIYANGQDDPDFFDYARATCHLAQFAIRSVRAHNEGGCLENNAEEGKSCDCHMCIGPAVSPTVNKSDTDNIELPLENPFPQLTNGFLEDTANCSATQVKKKVEEVETVEAESDGKEVKNVQEDTDLRTSEPQPCSCVYQHAREITERKREVLENPPCPCLLNSKRKWDTCPCLAKSVPDMVGLNNHPKPVSPSAVKTNQESNKPAVKTGSTQSAQTQTRHSTTQTQNTTHNHATHQGTAHPPHTHGLLPDLVKNTGTPHRPHAHTNHSSHACHKQANVEHIKRVSCNDLSSGDGDCSDSGSSQEDSCSTSSSAQRDSSRHCDCCYCEVFGHGVASVAPVSRNYNEMRERLRQLLTKKQAKKCKAACSPSKSSSESLSTNPNTETKAITNSAPRSNTPVSTTSTVQPDQRDQRDLEELLEFIEGNQNGKKDNNKKAEKKARQKQRKLEEKLKRDRQEAERQKLIELQKKTPEVTITVVDPQKPVPQRLLPRCNLPEVSILPTSPPVALPTVKQLSNKKKDKQEVYSNSSNTSSSSCSSSSSSTSSSINSKTKTAPVNTNLKNKSINISKLEKTAVSSQTNKTVAKNDKVDVGNKTNKTQTSNSASGKQNTSNTAEKSLPVDSTDKKLTKKERKKLKKLEETKAKEVKKPVQAETQPQIVTIKRVMESNSTEPTVTITLKGQTPAEDKVLFTLVNGQTKEVALPKMENEQNQNISGKKKKTKANNNNNNNTNNNNSLQQGNKLQQTNNSKQQSQNKICDNKNAKQQTNNDKPKGKQVDEKKLQQQSITETKTKSKKDKKNTENKENVLQQNTVNKNKNQQQSVSSKKQTKINTPPQTPVSQKTQNTTNENQKKSKGQQQDKNGQLNSAKNNKSMSANTASKQTKSDNQKTQSKTPGQMTIKQRPEVQPASTERVNSPLSSQFKDISANSKINIENLKLPPGITITKVDAPAKPLPIRSAPLPKPVNPPKQTTIIAAPMSGVQSSYASPQAGGNVIVVDTGKLKQDLLPKPAEKDVPKETPQTQSTTSKKKKKKNKNAPNSGNTINQTMAQNSDPFANDHIDEPARILHNPNTNTVTIRNPAFGPMKVPPTQQAAIIKVSENGMVTIRSPALQQAINAGLTSPPKPDYIVKGDLSSRPPTENANLKHVNGIIPSSLAELRSRLNPDCATLNGLANIQISKVTNGQPIPENGINLKGTSVTLTKVRTDTSIKDVQSAKTTGREAINTSLPATTTGKSKKKKKRGAGARQCGDDWNLVGEKQQ from the exons ATGTTGATTGAATGCGGTTTAGGTGTTTACGCGGTTCGGAGTAAAACCCGTGGAAAAACGTTTCGATTGCCGTACAGCCCGTTCAGAGTACTCGCGTACGATCCACTTGGTGTGCCAGTTGCACCACGCGGTGATAGAATGAGCGGCAGCGACGTCGGGGACGGTCAATGCAACAGGACGAGTGAAAGCAACGTAGCAGCGATGGGTGACGTTCTCGCTAAGAAACACGCAGACGATGCACCTCACGATGGCTGCACCGACGCTGACGGCGATCCCACGCGACAGGACGTGGATCCTGTCGACGATTACGGGGACGACGCTGTCAGGTCGCCTGTCGTCGCGGACGCCGTTCCTGTCGCG AACATGACTTTGGATGAAAGCACGATTAATGCGTTTATCAAGGGTGCAAGAGATCCAGAGATCATCGAGCACAGTCCATTGAGGACAAGCTTGGAGACTGTTGTAGATAATTCGAGCAGTAGCTTGAGTATAGATAGTCCTTCCAGAGGGAAGGAGGCATGTTCCTGTGATACATTCAAAGCAAAAAG aGAGCTGTTCAGAGAAGAGCTGCAGAAGGCCATGAAGTTTCAGAACCTGTGGACTGAACTGAGACAACACATACGAACCTCTTTCAATGCTGCATTGGAAGCCACCCGTACATCAGGGAGCTTACAATTGCAGCAGAGCGTGCTTTCTGTAGATAACATGCACGACATTGTTCTACA ACTGTGTAAGAGGGATCCTCGTCAGTTGTTTATGAGGCTAGTGAGTCAGGCACAGGAATTCGTTGTAGAAGTAAAAGTTCGTTTGTTAGCTCTTCTACACGATCGTAGTGTAAATAACTTAGcagaaatttttcttacag GTCTTTTAGATGATTACGACGCGTTGATATCGACGGCTTCGCAAATATCTGAATTAGTAAAACCTTTGAAGGATCATCTGTGCAAGTTTAATTTGTCGTGGgattgtttcattaaaaagttatATCAGATCTATGTATACGACGACCCGTTGGTACAAAACAATTTGCCGCCGTTCATTGGACAG TTGAGGAAACTCTTGCCATTGAAAGGCTCAGAATACCAAGGCCTCGTTCATCGATATTTGTCGTTTGACGACGAGATGACGGTAATCGGAGACCTGTGGCCAGAGACTGAGCCGTGGATGGATAAGTACAA TGCAGAACAAGCAGTTCGAATGACCAGGCTCAGGCAAATAAGGGAGGCGTGGGAATTGTTTACAGCGACTAGGAAACTTATGGAGCAGCGTATGTTGAACAAGTCGCCCGATAGTGGAAA CGAATTGCAAGAAGTCGACGGTCAACTTTCGACGCTTGCGTCACAAGCAAAAGTTGGTATATGTGAAATGGATAGTAGGCCTTTAAGTCCAACGCCAGATTTTAGTTTGGATTCGCTCAATATGCCCCCGAGTATTGAGATAGTTCAAATCTTGTTAGATGACTGGAATAAAGCTCAACATCAAAAGTTAGCCGACATAGCCGGCGTACTGACGGCTACAGATATTTATGCTAACGGCCAAGACGATCCTGACTTTTTCGATTACGCGCGCGCGACGTGTCATCTAGCTCAATTCGCGATTAGATCTGTCAG GGCTCATAACGAAGGTGGGTGTTTGGAAAACAACGCGGAGGAAGGGAAAAGCTGCGATTGTCACATGTGTATAGGACCCGCGGTGTCTCCAACC GTCAATAAAAGTGATACAGACAATATAGAATTACCATTAGAAAATCCTTTTCCACAGCTCACGAATGGTTTTTTAG AAGACACGGCCAATTGTTCCGCGACACAGGTGAAGAAAAAAGTGGAGGAGGTGGAAACGGTGGAAGCGGAAAGCGACGGAAAGGAGGTGAAGAACGTACAAGAGGATACCGATTTGAGAACGTCCGAACCGCAACCGTGTTCATGCGTGTATCAGCACGCTAGGGAGATAACGGAGAGGAAGAGGGAGGTTCTGGAGAATCCTCCTTGTCCCTGTCTGTTGAACTCCAAACGGAAGTGGGATACTTGTCCCTGTTTGGCAAAAT CTGTACCTGATATGGTCGGATTGAATAATCATCCAAAGCCGGTATCACCTTCCGCCGTGAAGACTAACCAAGAATCAAATAAACCAGCAGTGAAAACTGGTTCTACGCAGTCTGCTCAAACACAGACGAGACATTCTACGACGCAGACGCAGAATACCACTCACAATCACGCAACACATCAAG GTACCGCTCATCCTCCGCACACGCACGGACTTCTTCCAGACTTGGTGAAAAACACGGGTACTCCTCATAGACCTCACGCGCACACCAACCATTCGTCGCACGCGTGTCACAAGCAGGCCAATGTCGAGCACATCAAGCGAGTGTCGTGTAATGACC TAAGTTCCGGAGACGGTGATTGTTCGGATTCCGGAAGCAGTCAAGAGGACTCTTGCTCGACCAGTAGTTCGGCACAAAGAGACTCAAGTAGGCATTGTGACTGTTGTTACTGTGAAGTGTTTGGGCATGGAGTT GCTTCTGTGGCGCCGGTTAGTCGAAACTATAATGAAATGAGGGAAAGGTTACGGCAGTTGTTGACTAAGAAACAGGCGAAAAAGTGTAAAGCCGCGTGTAGTCCTTCGAAGAGCTCGTCGGAGTCCTTGTCGACGAATCCCAACACGGAAACGAAAGCGATAACGAATTCGGCGCCTAGATCGAACACTCCAGTCTCGACCACCTCCACGGTGCAGCCTGATCAACGAGATCAGAGGGACTTGGAGGAATTGCTCGAATTCATCGAAGGGAACCAGAATGGGAAGAAGGATAATAATAAGAAGGCTGAGAAGAAGGCCAGACAGAAGCAACGGAAG TTGGAGGAGAAGCTTAAAAGAGACAGACAAGAGGCGGAAAGACAGAAACTGATAGAGTTGCAAAAAAAGACGCCGGAAGTTACGATCACGGTCGTAGATCCGCAGAAACCCGTTCCTCAAAGATTGCTACCTCGGTGTAATCTACCCGAAGTATCTATTTTACCTACGTCACCGCCAGTAGCATTGCCGACTGTAAAGCAATtaagtaataaaaagaaagacaagCAAGAAGTCTATAGCAATAGTAGTAACACTAGTAGCAGTAGCTGTAGCAGCAGTAGTAGTAGTACAAGTAGTAGTATAAACAGCAAAACGAAGACTGCACCTGTGAATACGAATCTAAAGAACAAAAGTATTAATATCAGTAAGCTCGAGAAAACGGCGGTGTCTAGCCAAACGAATAAGACGGTCGCCAAAAATGACAAAGTTGACGTTGGCaataaaacgaacaaaacGCAGACCAGCAACAGCGCGAGCGGCAAGCAAAACACGAGCAATACCGCGGAGAAATCGCTGCCTGTTGATTCGACCGATAAGAAATTGACGAAGAAGGAGAGGAAGAAGCTGAAGAAACTGGAGGAGACGAAAGCGAAAGAGGTGAAGAAACCGGTTCAGGCGGAGACCCAGCCGCAAATCGTGACCATTAAGAGGGTCATGGAGTCGAACAGCACCGAGCCTACAGTCACGATCACGCTGAAAGGTCAAACACCAGCCGAGGATAAGGTTTTATTCACGCTGGTGAATGGACAGACTAAGGAGGTCGCTCTCCCGAAGATGGAAAACGAACAGAACCAGAACATCAgcgggaagaagaagaagaccaaagcaaataacaataacaataataacacaAATAACAACAACTCGTTGCAACAGGGAAACAAGTTGCAACAGACGAACAATTCGAAGCAACAGAGccagaataaaatttgcgaTAACAAGAACGCGAAGCAGCAAACAAATAACGACAAGCCCAAAGGGAAACAAGTAGACGAGAAGAAGCTTCAGCAGCAGAGTATAACCGAGACGAAGACGAAATCCAAGAAGGATAAGAAGAACACGGAGAACAAGGAGAATGTGCTACAGCAAAACACAGTGAACAAAAACAAGAATCAACAACAGAGCGTGTCTAGCAAGAAACagactaaaataaatactccTCCTCAGACACCGGTTTCTCAGAAGACGCAGAACACGACGAACGAGAACCAGAAGAAATCGAAAGGGCAGCAACAGGATAAAAACGGTCAGTTGAATTCtgctaaaaataataaaagtatgagTGCCAACACCGCGAGCAAGCAAACGAAGAGTGATAATCAGAAGACGCAGAGCAAGACGCCAGGTCAGATGACGATCAAACAAAGACCAGAGGTACAACCAGCTTCCACGGAGCGAGTCAACTCGCCCCTGAGCAGTCAGTTCAAAGACATCAGCGCGAATTCCAAGATTAACATAGAGAACTTAAAGTTACCACCAGGTATCACGATAACGAAGGTTGACGCGCCAGCGAAACCTTTGCCTATAAGATCAGCACCGCTTCCCAAGCCTGTGAATCCTCCCAAGCAAACCACGATCATCGCTGCACCGATGAGTGGCGTTCAGTCGAGCTACGCGAGTCCTCAGGCGGGTGGAAACGTGATCGTCGTGGATACTGGGAAATTAAAGCAGGATCTCCTCCCCAAACCTGCGGAGAAGG ACGTGCCTAAAGAAACGCCACAGACCCAAAGCACCACCagcaagaaaaagaagaagaagaacaaaaatgCACCGAACTCTGGCAACACCATCAACCAGACAATGGCGCAAAACAGTGATCCCTTCGCCAACGATCACATAGATGAACCAGCTAGAATCCTTCACAATCCCAACACGAACACGGTGACCATAAGGAACCCAGCGTTTGGTCCGATGAAAGTACCACCAACCCAACAGGCAGCTATTATAAAAGTGTCAGAGAACGGTATGGTGACTATCAGGAGTCCAGCGTTGCAGCAGGCTATCAACGCAGGCCTGACATCGCCACCGAAACCCGATTACATAGTGAAAGGCGACTTGTCGTCCAGACCACCGACGGAGAACGCAAACCTGAAGCACGTGAACGGTATCATCCCGTCGAGCCTGGCGGAACTGCGAAGCAGACTGAACCCGGACTGCGCGACTCTCAACGGTCTAGCTAACATTCAGATCAGCAAAGTGACCAACGGTCAACCGATACCCGAGAACGGGATCAACCTGAAAGGAACCAGCGTCACCCTGACGAAGGTAAGGACCGACACGAGCATCAAGGACGTTCAGAGCGCAAAAACGACGGGCAGAGAAGCGATAAACACCTCGTTACCGGCCACCACCACTGGGAAgagcaagaaaaagaaaaaacgcgGCGCTGGCGCGCGACAATGCGGAGATGACTGGAACCTCGTTGGTGAGAAACAACAATAA